The sequence GCGCCCGTCACGTTGATCAGGCTCACCTGTCGGATGGCGGTCACGGCCTTGACCGGGTGCCCGGTCTCGTTGTGGGCGGCCTCCTGCACCAGGGTGCCGGGGAAGTCGGGGTCGGCCGCACTCTTCACCCGCAGGGGGATGCCGCTCTCGCGCAGGGGCGTGACCGCGAGGGGGTGGAGGACCTTCGCGCCGAAGTAGGCGAGTTCCATCACCTCGCCGTAGCTCAGGACCTCGATGTTGCGGGCGTCCTTCACCACCCGGGGGTCGGCGCTCATCACGCCGTCCACGTCCTTCCAGGCCCAGACCTCGTCAGCGTGCAGGGCCTTGCCGATGATGGTCGCGGAGAAGTCGGTGCCGCCCCGCCCCAGGGTGGTGATCGCGCCGTCCTCCGTCTCGCCCATGAAACCCGCCACGACCGGCGTGACGCCCGCGTCGAGCACGGCGCCCAGGCGGTCGCGGATGCGCGCGTAGGTGCCGGGGAGGGGCCGGGCGTTGCCGAAGTGCGCGTCGGTCGTGATGCCCGCCTGCCCGCCGGTGAGGTGGTGGGCGCGCAGGCCCTGGCCCTCCAGCGCGAGGGTCATCAACGGCGCACTCAGGCGCTCGCCGAAGGCCACGATGAGGTCGCGGCTGCGGGGGGTGAGTTCGCGCAGCAGGTAGACGCCGTAGACGGCCTGGCGCAGCGTCTCGTGCAGCTCGCGGATCTCGCGCACCGCGGCGGAATCGGGCGCCGCGCCGAGTTCCTGCGCCGCCGCGAAGTGGCGGGTCCGCATCGCCGCGATCTCGTCGTTGGCCGCCGCGATGTCACCGCCCTGCGCGGCGTCGGCGAGCCGCAGCAGCCCGTTCGTGACCCCGGCCATTGCGGAGACGACGACGACCACCCGCACGCCCTCCCGGATGCTGCGCGCCGCGAGCGTGGCGCTGTGGCGGATCGCCGCCGCGTCCTGCATGTTGGTGCCGCCGAACTTCATCACGAGGAGCGAATACGCCATGCGCCACAGTATGACGCCCGCTCCGATCCCCGGGAGCGGGCGTCTGGGCAGGGGGGCGGCTCAGGGCGGGGCGAGGGCGGCCTGGGTGTGTTCCCCGTGGGTGGGCGGGGGGGTGGTGCCCAGGGCGGCGGACACGCCCAGCACGGCCAGCAGCAGCAGCGTCTCCAGGGCGAGGGTGCGCCGGACCCCCCGCCCCCGGGCGAAGGCGCGGCGCACGAGCACGGCGGCGAGCAGGGTGAGGGCCGCCACCCCGAGCTTGACGAGCAGGGTCTGGCCGTAGAGGCTGTCCG is a genomic window of Deinococcus aerius containing:
- a CDS encoding aspartate kinase, whose product is MAYSLLVMKFGGTNMQDAAAIRHSATLAARSIREGVRVVVVVSAMAGVTNGLLRLADAAQGGDIAAANDEIAAMRTRHFAAAQELGAAPDSAAVREIRELHETLRQAVYGVYLLRELTPRSRDLIVAFGERLSAPLMTLALEGQGLRAHHLTGGQAGITTDAHFGNARPLPGTYARIRDRLGAVLDAGVTPVVAGFMGETEDGAITTLGRGGTDFSATIIGKALHADEVWAWKDVDGVMSADPRVVKDARNIEVLSYGEVMELAYFGAKVLHPLAVTPLRESGIPLRVKSAADPDFPGTLVQEAAHNETGHPVKAVTAIRQVSLINVTGAGVLGVPDVVASLFGAIARENITLLMVSQSSSMSNVSLAVQSVDAGRTLAALRRAVTAELNVEEQPGVAVLAIVGAGMRGQKGVAARLFSALARSDVNILMISQGSSELNISVAIEGSQVEGATRAVHAAFQLGEPAAAAD